The proteins below are encoded in one region of Patescibacteria group bacterium:
- a CDS encoding phage baseplate upper protein produces MASIKIVQNDTKPYLEFEITQDGAPVDLTGATVKFYMKDSTTGSVKINGSACTITDAAKGKCRYVWAAGDTNTVGTYLGEVEVTFPDTKIQTGYKQVTIIIRDDI; encoded by the coding sequence ATGGCCAGCATTAAAATAGTACAAAACGATACGAAACCATACCTTGAGTTTGAAATAACCCAAGACGGCGCACCTGTCGATCTTACCGGCGCGACGGTGAAATTTTATATGAAGGATTCAACCACCGGGTCCGTGAAGATCAATGGAAGCGCATGCACGATTACCGACGCCGCCAAAGGAAAATGCCGCTATGTCTGGGCGGCGGGTGACACCAACACGGTCGGGACATACCTTGGGGAAGTAGAGGTCACATTTCCCGATACGAAAATCCAGACGGGGTATAAGCAGGTGACGATCATTATTCGAGACGACATATAA